From the genome of Bombyx mori chromosome 7, ASM3026992v2:
aaaattttgctagtacatattatatactttttttttataaataattgtttgcAGTTTTTAGCAATTCGTAATGTTTTCAATACTCAAATACTGTTGTCTTTTTtatcaaaatacatttttatggtGATCTTTGTAATAGGGAagtatttgtataaaaattacTTTGTGACGATTTTAACGCAACATGTTCATAAAAATCATTGAAGTAACATAATCAGTTAGCCAAAGGCATACGGCCTAAGCATTGCGACGTGTAAAGAAATGTAAGATAATGTGAATAAACTATTTCGTAAAATGTAGATTAAAAACAATGTACATTGATCAAACTGCGTAGCGTTTGAgtccaaaattatttatttgaatactgatcgaatgtttttattattttaattcgctATTATCTAAAAGTAGTAGTGTAGCAGTTGTGATTTCGTGATACAAAAAGTCGATCGATTATTTATAGCTGTCAGTATGTGTAGAGAACATAGTTTAAAAAcacatcattaaaattttatcaaggtGTTATTGAAtacttttaataattaagttattGAGCATAACGTTGGACTCGTGCGCTTTTATCAAAATCATCTAATAATAATCAAGAATTTTAGTGAAACGTACAAGCTTACATCTCTTTTCAAgtacagttttatttaatttaaaaataagaatggctattataaatgtatttgaatatttttgtcaTATTTAACACCAGTTTATTTTTCCTGTTCTCGTGTGATCTTTATTCGTAATGAGATGATTCGTAATGTCGCAGAAAAGGATTTTAGGAAAggaatttaagtttatttttacgaatgGCTTAAGTGAATTATTTGATAGACACGGAAAATGCTTTAAGTACATTATGCATTTTGTTagtctcataaaaaaaaaacaaaagactaAGTCACCAAGTGATGAATCAATttgcgttattattattattattattattttgcaaaTCATCTGCTCTTGATATTATTTGTGTTATAAATAATGCTTCTATTTTAATGTACACAATGCCATTTTgcctaatattattataaattatatgaaGTTGCTTTAAAAGCACCAATTTTACAATGGATTACTCTATGACCTGTCTatacattttattactttatttatttgtatcattattttgtattgtggtaaattttaccaaaaataaaaatactaaaatgtgCTTTaccaaattgttttatttaagcttGGTATACTGCTTCTGCGAAACATTTCGAACACCTAGTCGTCTCATCatcatacattaaaaataacgtTATTCGCCGTGGGTTTCTATATTTGAAGAGCAAGCGCCCATATATTCACAATGCAATACATGTACTTATTTTCCCAACGCACTGTGCACGTGCCATCTGTAGCGATGTCCCAGTAGTACGCAGCGGCTGTATGCAAACCGGAACCATTCTTCTGAGTTATGGTAATTCTCACTAGCAAAATTAATATAAGttcttaattgtttttattggaaTTAAGGGTAAGGGGGGCTTAACATCATGATTTTTAGTGCCATGGTATCTGCGttagtaatattttaattttttattatgatcaaAAAAGTAAGAAAATCATTTAGTATAAAATAGAAAGTTGAGTTTTATacatattcttattatttttacatatctCTCCCACCACTCTCCTAAATTGCCAATTTTTGGCACATCTTCGTCTTTCAAaaaagtttgaatttttttttaggagtgttagattatttaatttagaaaatctCCGAAGTATACATAGTGGTTGCTTATTTAGCAATAGCGTACCTCATATCACATATGCATTGTGTCGTTTCAGtcagtttatttattacacaccTTTGACAGTATACGTGTATACAATCGACCTGTTGGTAAGTGATGGTGAATtttcatagacatcaacaatccAAGCGACAGCCACGGCGCTGTCGATTGTTTTTATATCTACAAATCCGCTATTTTATTTTGGAGATGTAACAtagagcaggcagacgagcatacctgagcccacctgatggtaaatggttaccgtcgcacatggacgtcagcaatgccaggggcagagccaagccgctgcctactgctaacTGCTATTTGTTGTTTGATATTGAACATACTATTGGTTCCTCAGATTAGTTCCCTCATAATACGGTATCATAGTGCAAGGAGCTTAGTTACCCTTAACTCATTAGTTTGAATACATAACgttcaaaagttatgaggtaacaaacataaaaaaaacaatcgaattgagaacctcctccttttttgaagtggGCTAACAAAGCTAAGCTAAGCTTTAGAACATTTGTAGAATGTACActgttaaaattatttgtcaACAGAAATCGATACTTACTGATATATTTGTAAGGcttgtttaatttattcaatcGAGCTAAGGTCTTCTCTGTGATTATAGTTATCCACTGTGGCGTTCTTGAGTGACTATAAGCGTTCCCGCCCAAACACAACTCTACATTGTCTCTTACTATCTGTTGCACTTCATCGACGTTAAATGTTAAATCCTGAATTTATGTAAAACGGTGTCTTTGTAGtcaaattactgtttttttattttataaaacaaatacatttaaagTACATTTTAATACAAGACATCGTAGAATTTTACGGAAGCAACAGCATTCACTTTGCGGTATCTATTAACTTCAAAAACCACTGGAATTCATTGGACAACAGGTAGGTAAGCTATGAGCTCGCCTTACagtatttttgaagtcgtcgtggcctcaaggataagacgtccggtgcattcgtgttgaagcgatgcaacggtgtcgaatcccgcaggcgggtaccaatttttctaatgaaatacgtactcaacaaatgttcacgattgacctccacggtgaaggaataacatcgtgtaataaaaatcaaacccgcaaaattataatttgcgtaattactggtggtagtaccacttgtgagtccgcgcggataggtaccaccgccctgcctatttctgccgtgaagcagtaatgcgtttcggtttgaagggtgggtggcgcgtctacgttgtagatgtctatgggctccagtaaccacttaacaccaggtgggctgtgagctagtccacccatctaagcaataaaaaaaaaagtattttttactaCAACAATGTTTCTGAACTGTAAATTCAGACTGTAGGAACTGTTAAAACGTGTTTTTCGcataatgtaaattatttttactggaATTCAATCTcgaaacatttataaaataggCATAGATAGGTAGATGGAACTCGAATGCTCTTTGGCGTATGTGGTATCAAGAAGAAATCCATTTATATCATA
Proteins encoded in this window:
- the LOC101740980 gene encoding dynein light chain Tctex-type 1, with product MAQEDDEEDLTFNVDEVQQIVRDNVELCLGGNAYSHSRTPQWITIITEKTLARLNKLNKPYKYIMRITITQKNGSGLHTAAAYYWDIATDGTCTVRWENKYMYCIVNIWALALQI